One Megalopta genalis isolate 19385.01 chromosome 11, iyMegGena1_principal, whole genome shotgun sequence genomic region harbors:
- the l(2)k05819 gene encoding transmembrane protein 94-like protein l(2)k05819 isoform X5, which produces MVGDQAKDHSSRTNEKANNKFTESLGLTTTIALETLQRDIKRVLQEYEEECRRNKKYKAWLKDTLHHRSQYTTLCWTSAIALLINAIILVIEFFTVNETWYFTLPYEGLTVCCLVVLNFILVVSDNKLRHKEIPHRVRILLDQLEVAKHSCQWESENYPHLCSPLSPCLTLQWTYRDGHIVNLPWALLVAGDIIVIKPGQQAPGYCVPYDDADAPVLHVREVYSPQVHSANEIFSTPQARAPLKNKIYKLQETPYLMNLRMAFDQALDRPVTYHNRKRHLLMICCIEQLAYPVLLVILLIVNLFRYLYLYEYFGVGHWNEMFLLQPIAISIPLLPLVFPICWIFLNCFGMARFKALFKLYQSSKKLQFVDPFEDTDISGPSYPEVVYNWMELKEYFFNILLGKEHMMSRSASILHVLGSVTALCCVDKKGILSWPNPTAEKVFFLRNANTLSPTSSTGSLDKTSEHHCQTHTDDSKQYSNKTSYVQHDMSHSTAEVLDLTHDHALPFRLQFDDHAWRQHLNSLKPLGLAILLNTCNMQTQEHYMQFCCHVTCEALYNENLVPVTNRRYQDHSVEDKSGYQAKDTIQSSRQVYLVDESGSLGQMWCLCELAKQIGFQDQAQHIFQLEQQLSTFRHVQPEMVRRDIKFARSLSIATKLKFPFPHMVAVVVKERTGGGLQLLTQGTADIILDSCIEFWDGHDLCPLSASDRKKVQDFYQRTSLTSYCTAFAYRPLTRGISSKMSKIYLELPADSKHLYTPHRSPTPLPWDFRNVLDPRVKGILGQFHSTDSLLCNENKDDNISDVESCFEIQCNQVFIGMVTMQYQAQTDMVQLIEQLDRACIRFVHFSKENELRSRVFSEKMGLESGWNCHISLLSERARSESPVGWWVSQAAAMSSPTPSAQSHQHNYSCMDEASHLLNRVSPRTNLDTSRAMSMSAPSAINTDFSTVKFDDETTEWNDTGLSQVKSAMSHREQDTVRSEDSVLVQSVDLGSGQEAWRSLSCLTDSTEQSAPVNFDLSNRAKLPRGIDKIRPHLELIDNVPLLVSLFTDCNTTVTREMLHIMQDYGEVVCVLGSSANAENMPIFMQADAGVAVEPLYPQVCQRIPVLTLTREDQGPSPVDISRALNSVACSLSVKREDPIAIFHLIMEARHYMKCLWNCVQFWVCCTVTLSFTQALSSFLLLPPLFSVDQVLWLSCLIIPMLSISMIATPKDTTIMQRATGKNQCTINGQIALFVLWCYGSKFLPTIITIVLSQCISFMTLCPIYANMDAKCLYVYPESRGEVPWGGWGAKPNVVLVVQHFALSLLVLHLVTISVGFVHREYSIWRKLPFNNFVWFLSAFITLCAQAAFSGAVFCSFWKEEGEKITDFPLHLPLFFLSSLPLIFAVNELIKWQEIKVNVRYQKRARLEFGTKLGMNSPF; this is translated from the exons taaattttattttagttgTATCAGATAACAAATTACGTCACAAAGAAATTCCTCATAGAGTACGAATACTTCTTGACCAACTAGAAG ttGCAAAACATTCTTGCCAATGGGAATCTGAAAATTACCCACATTTATGCAGTCCATTATCTCCCTGTTTAACTTTACAATGGACATACCGTGATGGTCACATAGTCAACTTGCCATGGGCATTATTGGTTGCTGGAGACATAATTGTAATCAAACCTGGACAACAAGCACCCGGATACTGTGTCCCCTATGAT GATGCAGATGCACCAGTGCTACATGTAAGAGAAGTGTACAGTCCTCAAGTTCATAGtgcaaatgaaatattttcaacACCACAGGCACGGGCTCCATTGAAGAACAAAATTTACAAACTTCAAGAAACCCCATATTTGATGAATCTCAGAATGGCTTTTGATCAAGCTCTCGACAGACCAGTCACATATCATAATCGCAAGCGACACCTTTTAATGATATGTTGTATCGAACAACTCGCCTACCCAGTTCTTTTAGTTATTTTGTTAATTGTAAATTTATTCCGGTATTTATATTTGTACGAATACTTTGGCGTTGGTCACTGGAACGAAATGTTTCTGTTGCAACCAATTGCCATTAGCATTCCCCTACTTCCATTAGTATTTCCGATTTGTTGGATTTTTCTAAACTGTTTTGGAATGGCGCGGTTTAAAgctttatttaaactttatcaGTCTTCGAAAAAACTCCAG TTTGTCGATCCGTTtgaggatactgatatttctgGCCCAAGTTATCCAGAGGTGGTGTACAACTGGATGGAACTGAAAGaatattttttcaatattctTCTTGGTAAGGAGCACATGATGTCCAGATCTGCGAGTATCTTACACGTTTTAGGATCAGTCACG GCATTATGTTGCGTGGATAAAAAAGGAATTCTTTCATGGCCTAATCCAACAGCAGAGAAGGTATTCTTCCTACGCAATGCCAATACTTTGTCTCCAACTTCAAG CACTGGTAGTCTAGATAAGACTTCTGAACATCACTGCCAAACTCATACAGATGATTCTAAACAGTATTCTAATAAAACATCTTATGTTCAACATG ACATGTCTCATTCAACAGCTGAAGTTTTGGATCTTACCCATGACCATGCTCTACCATTTCGTCTACAGTTTGATGATCATGCTTGGAGGCAGCATTTGAACTCGTTGAAACCGCTAGGTTTAGCGATTCTACTCAACACATGTAACATGCAAACGCAAGAGCATTATATGCAGTTCTGTTGTCATGTCACTTGCGAAGCTCTGTACAATGAGAATCTTGTTCCGGTTACGAACAGACG CTACCAGGATCACAGTGTAGAAGATAAAAGTGGGTATCAGGCAAAAGATACAATACAAAGTTCAAGACAAGTGTATTTAGTGGACGAATCAGGGAGCCTTGGACAGATGTG GTGCCTGTGTGAGTTAGCGAAGCAGATAGGTTTCCAAGACCAGGCACAACATATATTCCAATTGGAGCAACAATTGTCCACGTTTAGGCATGTT CAACCGGAAATGGTTCGCCGTGACATAAAGTTCGCAAGGTCCTTAAGCATTGCAACGAAGTTGAAGTTCCCTTTTCCGCATATGGTCGCCGTAGTAGTTAAGGAACGCACTGGAGGCGGTTTACAATTACTTACACAGGGTACAGCAGACATAATTTTGGATTCGTGTATTGAGTTTTGGGATGGTCACGATCTCTGTCCACTTTCCGCGTCCGATAG AAAAAAGGTGCAAGACTTTTATCAAAGGACAAGCTTAACATCATACTGCACTGCATTTGCATACAGACCATTAACGCGTGGTATTAGCAGTAAAATGTCTAAAATATACTTAGAACTTCCTGCAGACAGCAAACATTTGTACACACCCCATAGAAGCCCCACTCCATTGCCCTGGGACTTTAGAAATGTTCTTGATCCCCGAGTGAAAGGCATACTTGGACAATTTCATTCAACTG ACTCCTTGTTGTGCAATGAAAATAAGGACGAcaacataagtgatgtagaaagtTGTTTTGAAATTCAATGCAACCAAGTCTTCATTGGAATGGTCACAATGCAGTATCAAGCACAAACGGATATG GTTCAATTGATCGAACAATTGGACAGAGCATGCATACGATTCGTACACTTCAGCAAAGAGAACGAACTGCGGTCTCGGGTGTTCTCGGAGAAGATGGGTCTGGAAAGCGGATGGAATTGTCATATTTCGTTGCTCAGTGAAAGAGCTAG GTCCGAGAGTCCAGTGGGTTGGTGGGTGAGCCAGGCAGCAGCCATGTCCTCACCCACTCCCTCGGCCCAATCTCATCAGCATAATTACTCCTGCATGGATGAGGCCAGCCACTTGCTTAATCGTGTCTCTCCTCG CACCAATCTGGACACCAGCCGTGCCATGAGCATGTCCGCACCGAGTGCCATAAATACGGACTTCTCGACCGTCAAGTTCGACGACGAGACCACCGAGTGGAACGACACCGGATTGTCTCAAGTGAAGAGTGCCATGAGCCATAG GGAACAGGATACGGTGAGAAGCGAGGACAGTGTGCTGGTGCAAAGTGTAGATTTAGGATCTGGCCAGGAAGCGTGGCGGTCACTAAGCTGTCTTACGGATAGCACGGAACAAAGTGCTCCTGTTAATTTCGACTTATCCAACAGA GCGAAGCTACCAAGAGGCATCGACAAAATTCGACCACACCTGGAACTAATAGACAACGTTCCCTTACTGGTGTCATTGTTCACCGACTGCAACACAACAGTCACTAGGGAAATGCTGCACATCATGCAGGATTATGGAGAAGTTGTTTGCGTGCTTGGCTCCTCCGCTAACGCAGAGAACATGCCAATATTTATGCAAGCGGATGCAGG GGTCGCCGTGGAACCGTTGTACCCACAAGTTTGCCAGAGAATTCCTGTACTAACTCTAACGAGAGAAGACCAAGGCCCATCTCCGGTCGACATAAGCAGAGCGTTGAACTCTGTTGCGTGCTCGTTGAGCGTGAAGCGCGAGGATCCGATCGCCATATTCCATTTGATTATGGAG GCTCGTCATTACATGAAGTGCCTCTGGAATTGCGTGCAATTCTGGGTCTGTTGCACGGTCACACTCTCCTTCACGCAAGCTCTGTCCAGCTTCCTGCTGCTGCCGCCATTGTTCTCCGTCGATCAGGTCTTATGGTTGAGTTGCTTAATCATTCCAATGCTATCGATATCAATGATCGCCACGCCGAAAGACACCACTATAATGCAACGTGCCACTGGCAAGAATCAGTGCACCATAAACGGACAA ATCGCATTGTTCGTTCTGTGGTGCTACGGTAGCAAGTTTCTACCCACGATTATAACTATAGTTTTATCGCAGTGTATCTCGTTTATGACACTGTGCCCCATTTACGCGAACATGGACGCCAAGTGTCTTTACGTGTACCCCGAGTCCAGGGGTGAGGTGCCATGGGGTGGCTGGGGTGCCAAACCAAATGTCGTCTTAGTGGTACAGCATTTTGCTTTGTCGTTGTTAGTTTTACATTTAG TAACGATATCCGTAGGCTTTGTACATAGAGAGTACTCTATTTGGAGGAAACTACCTTTCAACAATTTCGTGTGGTTCTTAAGTGCATTTATAAC tctGTGCGCACAAGCAGCATTCTCGGGGGCTGTTTTCTGCTCGTTCTGGAAAGAGGAGGGTGAGAAGATCACGGATTTTCCGCTTCATCTTCCTCTGTTCTTCTTGAGTTCTCTGCCCCTCATTTTTGCCGTTAACGAGTTGATTAAGTGGCAAGAGATTAA AGTGAACGTGAGGTATCAGAAGAGAGCTCGGCTGGAATTCGGTACGAAGCTCGGTATGAATTCGCCGTTTTAG
- the l(2)k05819 gene encoding transmembrane protein 94-like protein l(2)k05819 isoform X8, producing MVGDQAKDHSSRTNEKANNKFTESLGLTTTIALETLQRDIKRVLQEYEEECRRNKKYKAWLKDTLHHRSQYTTLCWTSAIALLINAIILVIEFFTVNETWYFTLPYEGLTVCCLVVLNFILVVSDNKLRHKEIPHRVRILLDQLEVAKHSCQWESENYPHLCSPLSPCLTLQWTYRDGHIVNLPWALLVAGDIIVIKPGQQAPGYCVPYDDADAPVLHVREVYSPQVHSANEIFSTPQARAPLKNKIYKLQETPYLMNLRMAFDQALDRPVTYHNRKRHLLMICCIEQLAYPVLLVILLIVNLFRYLYLYEYFGVGHWNEMFLLQPIAISIPLLPLVFPICWIFLNCFGMARFKALFKLYQSSKKLQFVDPFEDTDISGPSYPEVVYNWMELKEYFFNILLGKEHMMSRSASILHVLGSVTALCCVDKKGILSWPNPTAEKVFFLRNANTLSPTSSTGSLDKTSEHHCQTHTDDSKQYSNKTSYVQHDMSHSTAEVLDLTHDHALPFRLQFDDHAWRQHLNSLKPLGLAILLNTCNMQTQEHYMQFCCHVTCEALYNENLVPVTNRRYQDHSVEDKSGYQAKDTIQSSRQVYLVDESGSLGQMWCLCELAKQIGFQDQAQHIFQLEQQLSTFRHVQPEMVRRDIKFARSLSIATKLKFPFPHMVAVVVKERTGGGLQLLTQGTADIILDSCIEFWDGHDLCPLSASDRKKVQDFYQRTSLTSYCTAFAYRPLTRGISSKMSKIYLELPADSKHLYTPHRSPTPLPWDFRNVLDPRVKGILGQFHSTDSLLCNENKDDNISDVESCFEIQCNQVFIGMVTMQYQAQTDMVQLIEQLDRACIRFVHFSKENELRSRVFSEKMGLESGWNCHISLLSERASTNLDTSRAMSMSAPSAINTDFSTVKFDDETTEWNDTGLSQVKSAMSHSLNHLVQRITRTGSPHFLEQDTVRSEDSVLVQSVDLGSGQEAWRSLSCLTDSTEQSAPVNFDLSNRAKLPRGIDKIRPHLELIDNVPLLVSLFTDCNTTVTREMLHIMQDYGEVVCVLGSSANAENMPIFMQADAGVAVEPLYPQVCQRIPVLTLTREDQGPSPVDISRALNSVACSLSVKREDPIAIFHLIMEARHYMKCLWNCVQFWVCCTVTLSFTQALSSFLLLPPLFSVDQVLWLSCLIIPMLSISMIATPKDTTIMQRATGKNQCTINGQIALFVLWCYGSKFLPTIITIVLSQCISFMTLCPIYANMDAKCLYVYPESRGEVPWGGWGAKPNVVLVVQHFALSLLVLHLVTISVGFVHREYSIWRKLPFNNFVWFLSAFITLCAQAAFSGAVFCSFWKEEGEKITDFPLHLPLFFLSSLPLIFAVNELIKWQEIKVNVRYQKRARLEFGTKLGMNSPF from the exons taaattttattttagttgTATCAGATAACAAATTACGTCACAAAGAAATTCCTCATAGAGTACGAATACTTCTTGACCAACTAGAAG ttGCAAAACATTCTTGCCAATGGGAATCTGAAAATTACCCACATTTATGCAGTCCATTATCTCCCTGTTTAACTTTACAATGGACATACCGTGATGGTCACATAGTCAACTTGCCATGGGCATTATTGGTTGCTGGAGACATAATTGTAATCAAACCTGGACAACAAGCACCCGGATACTGTGTCCCCTATGAT GATGCAGATGCACCAGTGCTACATGTAAGAGAAGTGTACAGTCCTCAAGTTCATAGtgcaaatgaaatattttcaacACCACAGGCACGGGCTCCATTGAAGAACAAAATTTACAAACTTCAAGAAACCCCATATTTGATGAATCTCAGAATGGCTTTTGATCAAGCTCTCGACAGACCAGTCACATATCATAATCGCAAGCGACACCTTTTAATGATATGTTGTATCGAACAACTCGCCTACCCAGTTCTTTTAGTTATTTTGTTAATTGTAAATTTATTCCGGTATTTATATTTGTACGAATACTTTGGCGTTGGTCACTGGAACGAAATGTTTCTGTTGCAACCAATTGCCATTAGCATTCCCCTACTTCCATTAGTATTTCCGATTTGTTGGATTTTTCTAAACTGTTTTGGAATGGCGCGGTTTAAAgctttatttaaactttatcaGTCTTCGAAAAAACTCCAG TTTGTCGATCCGTTtgaggatactgatatttctgGCCCAAGTTATCCAGAGGTGGTGTACAACTGGATGGAACTGAAAGaatattttttcaatattctTCTTGGTAAGGAGCACATGATGTCCAGATCTGCGAGTATCTTACACGTTTTAGGATCAGTCACG GCATTATGTTGCGTGGATAAAAAAGGAATTCTTTCATGGCCTAATCCAACAGCAGAGAAGGTATTCTTCCTACGCAATGCCAATACTTTGTCTCCAACTTCAAG CACTGGTAGTCTAGATAAGACTTCTGAACATCACTGCCAAACTCATACAGATGATTCTAAACAGTATTCTAATAAAACATCTTATGTTCAACATG ACATGTCTCATTCAACAGCTGAAGTTTTGGATCTTACCCATGACCATGCTCTACCATTTCGTCTACAGTTTGATGATCATGCTTGGAGGCAGCATTTGAACTCGTTGAAACCGCTAGGTTTAGCGATTCTACTCAACACATGTAACATGCAAACGCAAGAGCATTATATGCAGTTCTGTTGTCATGTCACTTGCGAAGCTCTGTACAATGAGAATCTTGTTCCGGTTACGAACAGACG CTACCAGGATCACAGTGTAGAAGATAAAAGTGGGTATCAGGCAAAAGATACAATACAAAGTTCAAGACAAGTGTATTTAGTGGACGAATCAGGGAGCCTTGGACAGATGTG GTGCCTGTGTGAGTTAGCGAAGCAGATAGGTTTCCAAGACCAGGCACAACATATATTCCAATTGGAGCAACAATTGTCCACGTTTAGGCATGTT CAACCGGAAATGGTTCGCCGTGACATAAAGTTCGCAAGGTCCTTAAGCATTGCAACGAAGTTGAAGTTCCCTTTTCCGCATATGGTCGCCGTAGTAGTTAAGGAACGCACTGGAGGCGGTTTACAATTACTTACACAGGGTACAGCAGACATAATTTTGGATTCGTGTATTGAGTTTTGGGATGGTCACGATCTCTGTCCACTTTCCGCGTCCGATAG AAAAAAGGTGCAAGACTTTTATCAAAGGACAAGCTTAACATCATACTGCACTGCATTTGCATACAGACCATTAACGCGTGGTATTAGCAGTAAAATGTCTAAAATATACTTAGAACTTCCTGCAGACAGCAAACATTTGTACACACCCCATAGAAGCCCCACTCCATTGCCCTGGGACTTTAGAAATGTTCTTGATCCCCGAGTGAAAGGCATACTTGGACAATTTCATTCAACTG ACTCCTTGTTGTGCAATGAAAATAAGGACGAcaacataagtgatgtagaaagtTGTTTTGAAATTCAATGCAACCAAGTCTTCATTGGAATGGTCACAATGCAGTATCAAGCACAAACGGATATG GTTCAATTGATCGAACAATTGGACAGAGCATGCATACGATTCGTACACTTCAGCAAAGAGAACGAACTGCGGTCTCGGGTGTTCTCGGAGAAGATGGGTCTGGAAAGCGGATGGAATTGTCATATTTCGTTGCTCAGTGAAAGAGCTAG CACCAATCTGGACACCAGCCGTGCCATGAGCATGTCCGCACCGAGTGCCATAAATACGGACTTCTCGACCGTCAAGTTCGACGACGAGACCACCGAGTGGAACGACACCGGATTGTCTCAAGTGAAGAGTGCCATGAGCCATAG TCTAAATCACCTAGTACAAAGGATCACGAGAACTGGATCGCCACACttttt GGAACAGGATACGGTGAGAAGCGAGGACAGTGTGCTGGTGCAAAGTGTAGATTTAGGATCTGGCCAGGAAGCGTGGCGGTCACTAAGCTGTCTTACGGATAGCACGGAACAAAGTGCTCCTGTTAATTTCGACTTATCCAACAGA GCGAAGCTACCAAGAGGCATCGACAAAATTCGACCACACCTGGAACTAATAGACAACGTTCCCTTACTGGTGTCATTGTTCACCGACTGCAACACAACAGTCACTAGGGAAATGCTGCACATCATGCAGGATTATGGAGAAGTTGTTTGCGTGCTTGGCTCCTCCGCTAACGCAGAGAACATGCCAATATTTATGCAAGCGGATGCAGG GGTCGCCGTGGAACCGTTGTACCCACAAGTTTGCCAGAGAATTCCTGTACTAACTCTAACGAGAGAAGACCAAGGCCCATCTCCGGTCGACATAAGCAGAGCGTTGAACTCTGTTGCGTGCTCGTTGAGCGTGAAGCGCGAGGATCCGATCGCCATATTCCATTTGATTATGGAG GCTCGTCATTACATGAAGTGCCTCTGGAATTGCGTGCAATTCTGGGTCTGTTGCACGGTCACACTCTCCTTCACGCAAGCTCTGTCCAGCTTCCTGCTGCTGCCGCCATTGTTCTCCGTCGATCAGGTCTTATGGTTGAGTTGCTTAATCATTCCAATGCTATCGATATCAATGATCGCCACGCCGAAAGACACCACTATAATGCAACGTGCCACTGGCAAGAATCAGTGCACCATAAACGGACAA ATCGCATTGTTCGTTCTGTGGTGCTACGGTAGCAAGTTTCTACCCACGATTATAACTATAGTTTTATCGCAGTGTATCTCGTTTATGACACTGTGCCCCATTTACGCGAACATGGACGCCAAGTGTCTTTACGTGTACCCCGAGTCCAGGGGTGAGGTGCCATGGGGTGGCTGGGGTGCCAAACCAAATGTCGTCTTAGTGGTACAGCATTTTGCTTTGTCGTTGTTAGTTTTACATTTAG TAACGATATCCGTAGGCTTTGTACATAGAGAGTACTCTATTTGGAGGAAACTACCTTTCAACAATTTCGTGTGGTTCTTAAGTGCATTTATAAC tctGTGCGCACAAGCAGCATTCTCGGGGGCTGTTTTCTGCTCGTTCTGGAAAGAGGAGGGTGAGAAGATCACGGATTTTCCGCTTCATCTTCCTCTGTTCTTCTTGAGTTCTCTGCCCCTCATTTTTGCCGTTAACGAGTTGATTAAGTGGCAAGAGATTAA AGTGAACGTGAGGTATCAGAAGAGAGCTCGGCTGGAATTCGGTACGAAGCTCGGTATGAATTCGCCGTTTTAG